From a region of the Actinomadura luzonensis genome:
- a CDS encoding ABC transporter substrate-binding protein, which yields MALSPKGRRGYAAGALALTAALALAACGSESGSGSAGTTSASAGSGSTAVKLVQPGKLTVCTNIPYEPFQFKDASGKIVGFDVDIVDLAAKKLGVTQNIVDIDFAVIKSGAAMAAGKCDLAAAGMTITPDRAKNITFSEPYFDATQALLAKKGTGAKSLDDVKAKGLKLGAQASTTGLDYVKKQGLNPTEYADSAKELLALQAGQADVIVQDLPVVLTWLKKPEVADKFELIASLDTGEQYGIGLKKDADPVLLKTVNDEITKAKQDGTYEKIYVKWFGKKPGELG from the coding sequence ATGGCCCTCAGCCCCAAGGGCCGCCGTGGCTACGCCGCCGGCGCGCTCGCCCTCACCGCTGCTCTCGCGCTGGCCGCGTGCGGCAGCGAATCCGGCTCGGGCAGCGCCGGCACCACCAGTGCGAGCGCCGGTTCGGGCTCGACCGCGGTGAAGCTGGTGCAGCCCGGCAAGCTCACGGTCTGCACCAACATTCCCTACGAGCCGTTCCAGTTCAAGGACGCCAGCGGCAAGATCGTCGGCTTCGACGTCGACATCGTGGACCTGGCGGCCAAGAAGCTGGGCGTCACCCAGAACATCGTGGACATCGACTTCGCGGTGATCAAGAGTGGCGCCGCGATGGCGGCCGGCAAGTGCGACCTCGCCGCCGCAGGCATGACCATCACCCCGGACCGGGCGAAGAACATCACCTTCTCCGAGCCGTACTTCGACGCCACCCAGGCCCTGCTGGCCAAGAAGGGCACCGGCGCCAAGTCCCTCGACGACGTCAAGGCGAAGGGGCTCAAGCTCGGCGCCCAGGCCAGCACCACCGGCCTCGACTACGTCAAGAAGCAGGGGCTCAACCCCACCGAGTACGCCGACTCCGCCAAGGAGCTGCTGGCCCTGCAGGCCGGCCAGGCCGACGTGATCGTCCAGGACCTGCCCGTCGTGCTCACGTGGCTGAAGAAGCCGGAGGTCGCCGACAAGTTCGAGCTGATCGCCAGCCTCGACACCGGCGAGCAGTACGGCATCGGCCTGAAGAAGGACGCCGACCCGGTCCTGCTCAAGACCGTCAACGACGAGATCACCAAGGCCAAGCAGGACGGCACCTACGAGAAGATCTACGTGAAGTGGTTCGGCAAGAAGCCCGGCGAGCTGGGCTGA
- a CDS encoding amino acid ABC transporter permease codes for MADLPTTAEPARARLSPRKKQQVSRGVQYVVLVAALVAVVLYADWSSLAQNFAKPDVAGEALPDLFTVALRNTIIYSVGGFVFSFLLGLLLALMRLSQVRPYRWIAIVYIEIFRGLPALLIFLMITFLPLALPGFQVPFGTYGQGILGLGLVGAAYQAEVFRAGLQAVPKGQTEAARSLGMSATRAQVTVVIPQAIRMVIPPTTNQFVALLKDSSLVLFLGVSGEYVELAKFGNDLASQYANATPIMVAGVTYLIVTIPLGYLASRLEGRKGRNR; via the coding sequence ATGGCCGACCTGCCCACCACGGCTGAGCCTGCCCGCGCCAGGCTCAGCCCGCGGAAGAAGCAGCAAGTCAGCCGCGGCGTCCAGTACGTCGTGCTGGTCGCCGCGCTGGTCGCGGTCGTCCTGTACGCCGACTGGAGCAGCCTCGCGCAGAACTTCGCCAAGCCGGACGTGGCCGGCGAGGCGCTGCCCGACCTGTTCACCGTCGCGCTGCGGAACACGATCATCTACTCCGTCGGCGGGTTCGTCTTCTCGTTCCTGCTGGGGCTGCTGCTGGCCCTCATGCGGCTGTCGCAGGTGCGGCCGTACCGGTGGATCGCGATCGTGTACATCGAGATCTTCCGCGGCCTCCCGGCGCTGCTGATCTTCCTGATGATCACCTTCCTGCCGCTGGCGCTGCCCGGCTTCCAGGTGCCGTTCGGCACCTACGGCCAGGGCATCCTCGGCCTCGGCCTGGTCGGCGCCGCCTACCAGGCGGAGGTCTTCCGCGCGGGGCTGCAGGCGGTGCCGAAGGGGCAGACGGAGGCGGCCAGGTCGCTCGGCATGTCCGCCACCCGCGCCCAGGTCACGGTGGTCATCCCGCAGGCGATCAGGATGGTCATCCCGCCGACCACCAACCAGTTCGTGGCCCTGCTCAAGGACTCCTCGCTGGTGCTGTTCCTCGGCGTGTCCGGCGAGTACGTCGAGCTGGCCAAGTTCGGCAACGACCTGGCCTCCCAGTACGCCAACGCCACGCCGATCATGGTCGCGGGCGTGACGTACCTGATCGTCACCATCCCGCTGGGTTACCTGGCCTCCCGGCTGGAGGGACGGAAGGGGAGGAACCGATGA
- a CDS encoding amino acid ABC transporter ATP-binding protein, with the protein MTHAIEIADLHKSFGDNEVLKGIDLTVEPGQVVCVIGPSGSGKSTLLRCVNLLEAPTRGKVFVEGVEVTDPDVDIDAVRRRIGMVFQQFNLFPHMTALQNVMIAQRRVLRRSGKEAEIVARENLEKVGVGDKCDSYPGQLSGGQQQRVAIARALAMNPDLMLFDEPTSALDPELVGDVLTVMRKLAEEGMTMLVVTHEMGFAREVADRVVFMDGGVVVEDGPASQVIGDPAQERTKAFLRRVLHPEG; encoded by the coding sequence ATGACGCACGCCATCGAGATCGCGGACCTGCACAAGTCCTTCGGCGACAACGAGGTGCTCAAGGGCATCGACCTGACCGTCGAGCCGGGCCAGGTGGTCTGCGTCATCGGGCCGTCGGGCTCGGGCAAGTCCACGCTGCTGCGCTGCGTGAACCTGCTGGAGGCGCCCACCAGGGGCAAGGTCTTCGTGGAGGGCGTCGAGGTCACCGACCCCGACGTGGACATCGACGCGGTCCGCCGCCGCATCGGCATGGTCTTCCAGCAGTTCAACCTGTTCCCGCACATGACCGCGCTGCAGAACGTCATGATCGCGCAGCGGCGGGTGCTGCGGCGGAGCGGCAAGGAGGCCGAGATCGTCGCCAGGGAGAACCTGGAGAAGGTCGGCGTCGGCGACAAGTGCGACTCCTACCCCGGGCAGCTGTCCGGCGGGCAGCAGCAGCGGGTGGCGATCGCCCGCGCCCTCGCCATGAACCCCGACCTCATGCTCTTCGACGAGCCCACCTCGGCGCTCGACCCCGAGCTGGTCGGCGACGTGCTCACCGTCATGCGCAAGCTGGCGGAGGAGGGCATGACCATGCTCGTGGTCACCCACGAGATGGGCTTCGCCCGGGAGGTGGCCGACCGGGTGGTGTTCATGGACGGCGGCGTGGTCGTCGAGGACGGCCCGGCGTCCCAGGTGATCGGCGATCCCGCTCAGGAGCGGACGAAGGCGTTCCTGCGGCGGGTGCTGCACCCGGAGGGCTGA
- a CDS encoding CGNR zinc finger domain-containing protein — protein sequence MDLTSYAEWAVRLVNDLAPPSELIRLRQELAAVFDAAGDERAVAERLNALLTRYPVRPQLSAHDGRPWHLHLAEDPAATAVMGLAAVVAELGADRLGRCREPRCGRAFLDTSSNRSRRYCSARCASRANVAAYRARRRQEAS from the coding sequence ATGGACCTGACCTCTTACGCCGAGTGGGCGGTCCGGCTCGTCAACGACCTCGCGCCGCCGTCCGAGCTGATCCGGCTGCGCCAGGAGCTGGCCGCGGTGTTCGACGCGGCGGGCGACGAGCGGGCCGTGGCGGAGCGGCTCAACGCCCTGCTCACGCGCTATCCCGTACGACCCCAGCTCTCGGCCCACGACGGCCGGCCCTGGCACCTGCACCTCGCCGAGGACCCCGCGGCCACCGCCGTGATGGGGCTCGCCGCGGTGGTGGCGGAGCTGGGCGCGGACCGGCTGGGCCGCTGCCGGGAGCCGCGCTGCGGCCGGGCCTTCCTCGACACCTCCTCCAACCGTTCCCGCCGCTACTGCTCGGCCCGCTGCGCCAGCCGCGCCAACGTGGCCGCCTACCGGGCCCGCCGCAGGCAGGAGGCGTCGTAG
- a CDS encoding S24 family peptidase, with protein MRVRVEGDSMRPALVPGDWLLVRRNAAVRPGDLVVARLPENPDQLIVKRAQWHGVDGWWLESDNQRASGRRDSWDFGPVHDIVGRVVLRYWPLVRRRR; from the coding sequence ATGAGAGTGCGTGTCGAGGGCGATTCGATGCGGCCCGCCCTGGTCCCCGGCGACTGGCTCCTCGTCCGCAGGAACGCCGCCGTGCGCCCCGGCGACCTCGTGGTCGCCCGGCTGCCGGAGAACCCGGACCAGCTCATCGTGAAACGCGCCCAGTGGCACGGCGTGGACGGCTGGTGGCTGGAGAGCGACAACCAGCGGGCCAGCGGGCGGCGCGACAGCTGGGACTTCGGGCCGGTGCACGACATCGTCGGCCGGGTGGTGCTGCGTTACTGGCCGCTGGTGCGCAGGCGCCGCTGA
- the sodN gene encoding superoxide dismutase, Ni: MLARLLRPKHVASAHCDLPCGVYDPAQARIEAESVKAIMEKYAANEDPVFRGRALHIKEERAELVKHHLWVLWTDYFKPPHLEQYPQLHQLFWDATKLAGAAGAKGTVDVAKADELLGKIDEISKIFWETKAA; the protein is encoded by the coding sequence ATGCTCGCACGACTGCTACGACCCAAGCATGTCGCTTCCGCACACTGCGACCTGCCGTGCGGTGTGTACGACCCCGCCCAGGCCCGGATCGAGGCCGAGTCGGTCAAGGCGATCATGGAGAAGTACGCGGCCAACGAGGACCCGGTCTTCCGCGGCCGCGCGCTGCACATCAAGGAGGAGCGGGCCGAGCTGGTCAAGCACCACCTCTGGGTGCTCTGGACCGACTACTTCAAGCCCCCGCACCTCGAGCAGTACCCCCAGCTCCACCAGCTCTTCTGGGACGCCACGAAGCTCGCCGGCGCCGCGGGCGCCAAGGGCACCGTCGACGTCGCCAAGGCGGACGAGCTGCTGGGGAAGATCGACGAGATCTCCAAGATCTTCTGGGAGACCAAGGCGGCCTAA
- a CDS encoding anti-sigma factor: protein MTEETETRAEGVAGIRDVVSIRLPAASAYLSVLRTATAGLAARLDFTLDEIEDLRIAVDEACAMLLSEAVPGTDLTAEFELTGQEMQVRVEVATVGSSAPKRDDFAWMVLTALADDVDAVTDGADRMAIVLRKRRGTAQSTAGPA from the coding sequence GTGACCGAGGAAACCGAGACGCGCGCGGAAGGCGTGGCCGGCATCCGCGACGTGGTGAGCATCCGGCTCCCCGCCGCGAGCGCCTACCTGTCTGTGCTGCGTACGGCCACCGCTGGGCTGGCGGCGCGGCTTGACTTCACGCTGGACGAGATCGAGGACCTGCGGATCGCGGTCGACGAGGCGTGCGCCATGCTGCTGAGCGAGGCGGTGCCCGGCACCGACCTCACCGCCGAGTTCGAGCTGACCGGGCAGGAGATGCAGGTCAGGGTCGAGGTGGCGACGGTCGGGAGCTCCGCGCCCAAGCGCGACGACTTCGCCTGGATGGTGCTGACCGCACTGGCCGACGACGTCGACGCGGTGACCGACGGCGCCGACCGCATGGCCATCGTCCTCCGTAAGCGCCGAGGCACGGCCCAGAGCACGGCGGGGCCGGCGTGA
- a CDS encoding RNA polymerase sigma factor SigF, translated as MATSEHAVPDRVRARQLFAELAELGPEEPRRQRIRDELVELHLPLVEYLARRFRNRGEWLDDLTQVATIGLIKSIDRFDLNRGVEFSTYATPTIVGEIKRHFRDKGWAVRVPRRLQELKLSLTKAISDLSQREGRAPTVAELASYLKMTEEEVLEGLESANAYSTVSLDAPDSGDDDAPAVSDSLGIVDESLEGVEYRESLKPLLERLPPREKRILLLRFFGNMTQSQIATELGISQMHVSRLLARTLAQLREGLTAED; from the coding sequence ATGGCCACCAGCGAACACGCCGTGCCCGACCGGGTGCGCGCCCGTCAGCTCTTCGCGGAGCTGGCCGAGCTGGGCCCCGAGGAGCCGCGCCGCCAGCGCATCAGGGACGAGCTGGTCGAGCTTCACCTTCCCCTGGTCGAATACCTGGCTCGCCGCTTCCGCAACAGGGGCGAGTGGCTCGACGACCTGACCCAGGTCGCCACCATCGGTCTGATCAAGTCCATCGACCGCTTCGACCTCAACCGCGGCGTGGAGTTCTCCACCTACGCCACGCCCACCATCGTCGGCGAGATCAAGCGGCACTTCCGCGACAAGGGCTGGGCGGTCCGCGTGCCGCGCCGCCTGCAGGAGCTGAAGCTCTCGCTGACCAAGGCCATCAGCGACCTGTCGCAGCGCGAGGGCCGCGCCCCGACGGTCGCCGAGCTGGCCTCCTACCTCAAGATGACCGAGGAGGAGGTGCTGGAGGGGCTCGAGTCGGCCAACGCCTACTCGACGGTGTCCCTCGACGCGCCCGACTCCGGCGACGACGACGCCCCCGCGGTGTCCGACTCGCTCGGCATCGTGGACGAGTCGCTGGAGGGCGTCGAGTACCGCGAGTCGCTCAAGCCGCTGCTGGAGCGGCTGCCGCCGCGCGAGAAGCGCATCCTGCTGCTGCGCTTCTTCGGCAACATGACGCAGTCGCAGATCGCGACGGAGCTCGGCATCTCGCAGATGCACGTCTCGCGCCTGCTCGCCCGTACGCTGGCGCAGCTGCGCGAGGGGCTGACGGCCGAGGACTGA
- a CDS encoding diacylglycerol/lipid kinase family protein: protein MRAMLLVNPKATTTNARTRDVLIRALGAAVELAVEETRYRGHAARLAATARAKDYDVVVVLGGDGTINETVNGLLNPVNGEQVPPLDDPSTGRPALVVIPGGSANVFARALGLPNDPVEATGAVLEALREDRRRTVGLGQALWEGESRYFTFCAGMGYDAEVVRAVEGLRGTGRKATPARYVNTALRHYLATDKRHPAMTVTGPGIPAAEGVFMAIISNTSPWTYVGAKPVRPTPWASFETGLDLLGLRRMGPLALGPLIRHILTESDVLPAGKHLVQLHDEAEFTLTAERPVAFQLDGDYLGERETVTFRSTPNALQVLV from the coding sequence ATGCGCGCCATGCTGCTGGTGAACCCGAAGGCCACGACGACGAACGCCCGGACCAGGGACGTGCTGATCCGCGCGCTCGGCGCGGCCGTCGAGCTCGCCGTCGAGGAGACCCGCTACCGGGGGCACGCCGCGCGCCTGGCCGCCACCGCCCGCGCCAAGGACTACGACGTGGTCGTCGTGCTCGGCGGCGACGGCACCATCAACGAGACCGTCAACGGCCTGCTCAACCCGGTCAACGGGGAGCAGGTGCCGCCTCTCGACGACCCGAGCACCGGGCGTCCCGCGCTCGTCGTCATCCCCGGGGGCAGCGCGAACGTCTTCGCCCGGGCTCTCGGCCTGCCCAACGACCCGGTCGAGGCCACCGGCGCGGTGTTGGAGGCGCTGCGGGAGGACCGCCGGAGGACGGTGGGTTTGGGCCAGGCCCTCTGGGAGGGCGAGAGCCGATATTTCACCTTCTGCGCCGGTATGGGGTACGACGCCGAGGTTGTACGGGCCGTAGAGGGCCTGCGGGGCACCGGCAGGAAAGCTACCCCGGCACGGTATGTGAACACCGCTCTGAGGCACTATCTGGCCACGGACAAACGGCATCCCGCGATGACGGTGACCGGCCCCGGCATCCCGGCCGCCGAGGGCGTCTTCATGGCCATCATCTCCAACACCTCACCCTGGACCTACGTCGGCGCCAAGCCGGTCCGCCCCACGCCGTGGGCGAGCTTCGAGACCGGCCTCGACCTGCTGGGCCTGCGCCGCATGGGTCCGCTCGCGCTGGGGCCGCTGATCCGGCACATCCTCACGGAGAGTGACGTGCTCCCGGCCGGGAAACACCTCGTCCAGCTGCACGACGAGGCGGAGTTCACGCTCACCGCCGAGCGTCCCGTGGCCTTTCAGCTGGACGGCGACTACCTGGGCGAACGCGAAACCGTAACATTCCGGTCTACCCCGAACGCGTTACAAGTTCTGGTCTAG
- a CDS encoding WhiB family transcriptional regulator: MDWRHRAACRDVDPELFFPIGNTGPALMQIEEAKQVCRSCSAVDACLKWALESGQDAGVWGGLSEDERRALKRRSARARARATA, encoded by the coding sequence ATGGACTGGCGCCACCGAGCTGCCTGCCGTGACGTGGACCCCGAGCTGTTCTTCCCGATCGGCAACACCGGCCCGGCACTCATGCAGATCGAGGAGGCCAAGCAGGTCTGCCGTTCCTGCTCGGCCGTCGATGCCTGCCTGAAGTGGGCGCTCGAGTCCGGGCAGGACGCCGGCGTCTGGGGTGGCCTGAGCGAGGACGAGCGCCGCGCGCTCAAGCGCCGCTCGGCCCGCGCCCGCGCCCGCGCCACCGCCTGA
- a CDS encoding PAS domain-containing sensor histidine kinase has protein sequence MPTLSDLVARHTALDEADLDWLHSLVSDWQLLADLSFADLVLWAPLLGENGWIAIAQMRPTTGPTVYHDDIVGSVAAKGERQLIDTAWNERRICREGDPDWSTGVPVREETIPVRRAVEGGEGRFLAVIQRSTNLSSARTPSRLELTYLQSASDLAQMVAEGRFPFSGEEPILVRSPRVGDGLLRLDRAGRVTYASPNALSAYRRLGLHADLVGAELGRVTAGLCYSDQPIDEDLMVVASGRAAKETEVESGGTIVQLRAIPLIVGGGRIGALVLIRDVTELRRRERELMTKDATIREIHHRVKNNLQTVAALLRLQARRLQVPEGREALEEAVRRVGSIAIVHETLSHAPEEFVDFDEIADRVIAMAGEVSAPEAAVTPRKVGAFGVLPSLIATPLAMALTELLQNALQHGRPRRLEVVVEPALDRLNVTVWDDGQGLPEGFDLDSSTSLGLQIVRTLVEGELSGKLSVQPRLAGGTEVVLSVPRPAAG, from the coding sequence GTGCCGACTCTCAGCGACCTCGTCGCCCGCCACACCGCTCTCGACGAGGCGGATCTCGACTGGCTGCACTCGCTGGTCTCCGACTGGCAGCTGCTGGCCGACCTGTCCTTCGCCGACCTCGTCCTGTGGGCGCCGCTGCTGGGGGAGAACGGCTGGATCGCCATCGCCCAGATGCGCCCGACCACCGGCCCCACCGTCTACCACGACGACATCGTCGGCTCCGTGGCCGCCAAGGGCGAGCGCCAGCTCATCGACACCGCCTGGAACGAGCGCCGCATCTGCCGCGAGGGCGACCCCGACTGGTCCACCGGCGTCCCGGTCAGGGAGGAGACGATCCCGGTGCGGCGCGCGGTCGAGGGCGGCGAGGGCCGCTTCCTCGCGGTCATCCAGCGCTCGACGAACCTGTCGTCGGCCCGCACGCCCTCCCGGTTGGAGCTGACGTACCTGCAGAGCGCCTCCGACCTGGCGCAGATGGTGGCCGAGGGCCGGTTCCCGTTCTCGGGGGAGGAGCCGATCCTGGTGCGCTCGCCGCGCGTCGGCGACGGGCTGCTCCGGCTCGACCGGGCGGGCCGCGTCACCTACGCCTCGCCCAACGCCCTGTCCGCCTACCGCCGCCTCGGCCTGCACGCCGATCTGGTGGGGGCCGAGCTGGGCCGGGTCACGGCCGGGCTGTGCTACTCCGACCAGCCGATCGACGAGGACCTGATGGTCGTGGCCAGCGGCCGGGCGGCGAAGGAGACCGAGGTCGAGTCCGGCGGCACGATCGTGCAGCTCAGGGCCATCCCGCTGATCGTGGGCGGCGGGCGCATCGGCGCGCTGGTGCTCATCAGGGACGTCACCGAGCTGCGGCGCCGCGAGCGCGAGCTGATGACCAAGGACGCCACCATCCGCGAGATCCACCACCGGGTGAAGAACAACCTGCAGACCGTGGCCGCGCTGCTCCGACTCCAGGCGCGCCGCCTGCAGGTGCCGGAGGGCCGGGAGGCGCTGGAGGAGGCCGTGCGCCGGGTCGGGTCGATCGCGATCGTGCACGAGACGTTGTCGCACGCGCCCGAGGAGTTCGTCGACTTCGACGAGATCGCCGACCGCGTGATCGCGATGGCCGGTGAGGTGTCGGCGCCGGAGGCGGCGGTGACGCCGCGCAAGGTCGGGGCTTTCGGGGTGCTGCCGTCGCTGATCGCCACGCCGTTGGCCATGGCGCTGACCGAGCTGCTGCAGAACGCGTTGCAACATGGGCGGCCCAGGCGGCTGGAGGTGGTGGTGGAGCCGGCGCTCGACCGGCTCAACGTCACCGTGTGGGACGACGGGCAGGGGTTGCCCGAGGGCTTCGACCTCGACAGCTCCACGAGCCTGGGGCTGCAGATCGTCCGTACGCTGGTGGAGGGGGAGCTGTCGGGAAAGTTGTCCGTACAGCCACGCCTCGCCGGCGGCACCGAGGTCGTGCTCTCGGTCCCGCGCCCAGCGGCCGGATGA
- a CDS encoding GntR family transcriptional regulator: MTDDSPRVPKYYDVKRALLELTKSLPAGTALPPERTLAVRFETSRTTVRQALTELVVEGRLLRIQGKGTFVAQPKVAQVLQLTSYIGDLRTAGLEPDTKILEMGYITADEALARRLAINPGGRVLRIHRLRLANGEPVSIDTTHLSARRFPRLRRELEVHSSLYETLHNAYNVRLTDAEEIIETVLATPYDAKALGVDVGLPMLLLTRHAFDADGNPVEWAQSLYRGDRYKFVTRLRRP, encoded by the coding sequence GTGACCGACGACAGCCCCCGCGTTCCGAAGTACTACGACGTCAAACGGGCCCTGCTCGAGCTGACCAAGAGCCTGCCCGCCGGCACCGCGCTGCCGCCCGAGCGCACCCTCGCCGTGCGCTTCGAGACCTCCCGCACGACGGTCCGGCAGGCGCTGACCGAGCTGGTGGTCGAGGGACGGCTGCTGCGCATCCAGGGCAAGGGCACCTTCGTGGCGCAGCCCAAGGTCGCCCAGGTGCTGCAGCTCACCTCCTACATAGGCGACCTGCGCACGGCCGGCCTGGAGCCGGACACCAAGATCCTGGAGATGGGCTACATCACCGCCGACGAGGCCCTCGCCCGCCGTCTGGCCATCAACCCCGGCGGCCGCGTGCTGCGCATCCACCGCCTGCGCCTGGCCAACGGCGAGCCGGTCTCCATCGACACCACCCACCTGTCGGCCCGCCGCTTCCCGCGGCTGCGGCGCGAGCTGGAGGTGCACTCCTCGCTGTACGAGACCCTCCACAACGCCTACAACGTGCGCCTGACGGACGCCGAGGAGATCATCGAGACCGTCCTCGCCACGCCGTACGACGCCAAGGCGCTGGGCGTGGACGTCGGCCTGCCGATGCTGCTGCTGACCCGGCACGCCTTCGACGCCGACGGCAACCCGGTGGAGTGGGCCCAGTCCCTTTACCGCGGCGACCGCTACAAGTTCGTCACCCGCCTGCGCCGGCCCTGA
- the bioD gene encoding dethiobiotin synthase, producing MSVLVVAGTGVAVGKTVVTAAVAALALSRGAAVAVVKPAQTGRAPGEPGDLDEVRRLSGARTTFELARFAEPLSPAAAARVAGLPPVSVPSVALLVRELAESNRLVLVEGGGGLLERYDEDGATIADLARLLSAQVLLVTGAGREAVNQAALTLEALAHRGLGLAGLVIGRWPAEPGAAGRCAVADLEMLAARPLAGALPDGAGALAKAAFAEVARRGLGPTLGGAFDPSAFRHEVLGGWG from the coding sequence ATGAGCGTTCTGGTCGTCGCGGGGACGGGTGTGGCGGTGGGCAAGACCGTGGTGACGGCCGCCGTGGCCGCCCTGGCGCTGTCCAGGGGCGCCGCCGTGGCCGTGGTGAAGCCGGCCCAGACCGGCCGCGCGCCGGGCGAGCCCGGCGACCTGGACGAGGTGAGGCGGCTGTCGGGGGCGCGCACCACGTTCGAGCTCGCGCGCTTCGCCGAGCCGCTGTCGCCGGCCGCCGCCGCCCGCGTGGCGGGGCTGCCCCCGGTGTCCGTGCCGTCGGTGGCGCTGCTGGTGCGCGAGCTGGCCGAGAGCAACCGCCTGGTGCTGGTGGAGGGCGGCGGCGGGCTGCTGGAGCGCTACGACGAGGACGGCGCCACGATCGCGGACCTGGCGCGGCTGCTGAGCGCGCAGGTGCTCCTGGTGACCGGCGCGGGGCGCGAGGCGGTCAACCAGGCGGCCCTGACCCTGGAGGCGCTGGCGCACCGCGGCCTCGGCCTCGCCGGCCTGGTCATCGGGCGCTGGCCGGCCGAGCCGGGCGCGGCCGGGCGCTGCGCGGTGGCCGACCTGGAGATGCTGGCGGCGCGCCCGCTGGCCGGGGCGCTGCCGGACGGCGCGGGCGCCCTCGCGAAAGCGGCGTTCGCCGAGGTGGCCCGGCGCGGCCTCGGCCCCACGCTGGGCGGCGCCTTCGACCCGTCCGCGTTCCGGCACGAGGTCCTGGGAGGGTGGGGCTAG
- a CDS encoding sensor histidine kinase, giving the protein MKVPRPWSARAWLDTAHLMIGLPVAVLLAGSTLVAIAAPPVLRGGMPLFTRVQCSRFEAFLGVRIPPVGTPGSLRSAATWRQIGYHLLSPVVGLAAAFLVALAWGGAVVGLLAFVPARIEKPPLEFEFDLRNPRVVLVYMAVGLVLLLLAPVLARGMAALDLLVARTLLGPSRSELGQRIETLTESRAGVIDAADAERRRIERDLHDGAQQRLVSLAMNLGLARATLTDLPEPAREAIAQAHEEAKQALKELRDFVRGLHPAVLNDQGLDAALSGVAARAPFPVKLRVDIERRVSPTIEAVAFFIVSEALTNIAKHAAATRAEVRVRRERERLHVLVHDDGCGGARLEGGTGLRGLAQRIEAVDGRLRLSSPFGGPTTIEVDLPCE; this is encoded by the coding sequence ATGAAAGTCCCCCGCCCGTGGTCGGCGCGCGCCTGGCTGGACACGGCGCACCTGATGATCGGCCTGCCGGTCGCCGTGCTGCTCGCCGGGTCGACGCTGGTCGCGATCGCGGCGCCGCCCGTGCTGCGCGGCGGCATGCCGCTGTTCACGCGGGTGCAGTGCTCGCGGTTCGAGGCGTTCCTCGGCGTGCGCATCCCGCCCGTCGGCACGCCGGGCAGCCTGCGCAGCGCCGCCACGTGGCGGCAGATCGGCTACCACCTGCTGTCGCCGGTCGTGGGGCTGGCCGCGGCGTTCCTGGTGGCGCTGGCCTGGGGCGGGGCGGTGGTGGGGCTGCTGGCGTTCGTGCCCGCCAGGATCGAGAAGCCGCCGCTGGAGTTCGAGTTCGACCTCCGCAACCCGCGCGTGGTGCTCGTCTACATGGCGGTCGGCCTGGTGCTGCTGCTGCTCGCGCCGGTCCTGGCGCGCGGCATGGCGGCGCTGGACCTGCTGGTCGCCCGTACGCTGCTCGGCCCCAGCCGCTCGGAGCTGGGGCAGCGCATCGAGACGCTGACCGAGAGCCGGGCCGGGGTGATCGACGCGGCCGACGCCGAGCGCCGCAGGATCGAGCGCGACCTGCACGACGGCGCCCAGCAGCGCCTGGTGTCGCTGGCCATGAACCTCGGCCTGGCCCGCGCCACCCTCACCGACCTGCCCGAGCCGGCCCGCGAGGCCATCGCGCAGGCGCACGAGGAGGCCAAGCAGGCGCTGAAGGAGCTGCGTGACTTCGTCCGCGGCCTGCATCCGGCCGTGCTCAACGACCAGGGGCTGGACGCGGCGCTGTCCGGCGTCGCCGCCCGCGCCCCCTTCCCCGTCAAGCTGCGCGTCGACATCGAGCGGCGCGTCAGCCCGACCATCGAGGCGGTGGCCTTCTTCATCGTGTCCGAAGCACTGACCAACATCGCCAAGCACGCCGCGGCCACCAGGGCCGAGGTGCGCGTGCGGCGCGAGCGCGAGCGCCTGCACGTGCTCGTGCACGACGACGGCTGCGGCGGCGCCCGTCTGGAGGGCGGCACGGGCCTGCGCGGCCTGGCCCAGCGCATCGAGGCCGTGGACGGCCGGCTGCGGCTGTCCAGCCCGTTCGGCGGCCCGACGACGATCGAGGTGGACTTGCCGTGCGAGTAG